The following proteins are co-located in the Paludibaculum fermentans genome:
- the aac(3) gene encoding aminoglycoside 3-N-acetyltransferase produces the protein MIATRSSLRADFNGLGIRAGEVLMVHSSVRAMGEVRGGVNVIVQALLDTLGPSGTLVAYLDFEPCFEDEDEEEVPVFDKRIAHAARDHGILHETIRNWPGTLRSDHPDAGVAALGAQAEWITAEHPFQYGYGPGTPLEKVVRAKGRVLMLGAPLDTITLLHYAEHQARLPDKRIRRYRRLMPGAEGPQWVEFEEFDTADPVHDLLPQNCFEQIATAYLAEGRGVQGRVGAADAYLFDGPELVEFGIQWLERFVTNGIPAPQPE, from the coding sequence ATGATTGCCACCCGCAGTTCACTGCGCGCTGATTTCAATGGCCTGGGCATCCGGGCGGGCGAGGTGCTGATGGTCCATTCCAGCGTGCGGGCGATGGGCGAGGTCAGGGGCGGGGTGAACGTCATTGTGCAGGCCCTGTTGGATACTCTCGGGCCTTCCGGCACGCTGGTGGCGTATCTGGACTTCGAACCCTGCTTCGAAGACGAGGACGAAGAGGAGGTTCCTGTCTTCGACAAACGGATCGCGCACGCCGCCCGCGACCACGGAATCCTGCACGAGACGATCAGGAATTGGCCGGGCACGCTGCGCAGCGATCATCCGGACGCGGGTGTCGCGGCGCTGGGCGCCCAGGCGGAATGGATCACGGCGGAACACCCCTTCCAATACGGCTACGGGCCCGGCACGCCGCTGGAGAAGGTTGTGCGGGCGAAGGGGCGGGTGTTGATGCTCGGCGCTCCGCTCGACACGATCACCCTGCTGCACTACGCTGAGCACCAGGCACGGCTGCCGGATAAGCGGATCCGGCGCTACCGGCGGCTGATGCCCGGGGCGGAGGGGCCGCAGTGGGTGGAGTTTGAGGAGTTCGACACGGCGGATCCGGTGCATGACCTGCTGCCGCAGAACTGTTTCGAGCAGATTGCCACGGCCTATCTCGCGGAGGGACGAGGCGTACAGGGGCGGGTTGGCGCCGCGGACGCATATCTGTTCGATGGTCCGGAACTGGTGGAGTTCGGCATCCAGTGGCTGGAGCGATTTGTAACGAACGGAATCCCGGCTCCGCAGCCTGAATGA
- a CDS encoding alpha-amylase family protein: MNRRDFMQISAGLALPAGAQTPAAGTRAGWYDRPMRWAQLAFVEDDPGQYDQAFWLDYFRRIHADAACLSAGGCVAFYPTKIPLHYRSKWLKDGDAFGDLVKGCRGLGMNIIARTDPHGLHQDLADAHPDYVLVSADGKPRKHWADPDYWVSCALGPYNFDFMTRVTEEIVSLYQVDGIFSNRWAGSGMCYCAHCVRNFRDFSGLDLPRTNNPQDPARRQYIVWKEKRLFDLWHLWDARIKAINPNAAYIANAGGGALSDLDMKTIGELTPTLFADRQARHGLMPPWTNGKNGKEYRAALGRKPIAGIFSVGIEESYRWKDSVQSGDEIRLWMMDGVAQGLRPWFTKFNAKPLDRRWLPVVEELYTWHHRNERYLRNEESLARVGLVYSQQTATFYGGERAHAKVEDHTLGFYQALLEARIPFEMVHDRMLEPAQLARFKTLILPNIAALSTAQCGQVQAFADAGGSIVATHETSLYDEWGKRRDNLGLARLFGASVTGALEGPLQNSYLTLNKDPATGQFHPLLAGMEDAGRIINGTHRVPVRADSGSGLSPLTLVPTYPDLPMESVYVRQAPGKDPGVFLKENGKSRIVYFPWDLDRTFWEVMSLDHGRLLQNAVRWAHNEVQPLTVKGKGLFDLAIWTQKNSMTVHLVNLTNPMMMKGPIREIIPAPPQTVVVRLPPGKTAAAVHLLVAGRTIAHKRTPQGLEIAVPPVGINEVIAIDFAG, from the coding sequence ATGAACAGACGCGACTTCATGCAGATCTCCGCCGGCCTCGCCCTGCCGGCCGGCGCCCAGACGCCCGCTGCCGGGACGCGGGCGGGCTGGTACGACCGCCCGATGCGCTGGGCCCAACTCGCGTTTGTCGAAGACGACCCCGGCCAGTACGACCAGGCCTTCTGGCTCGACTACTTCCGCCGGATTCACGCCGACGCCGCCTGCCTGAGCGCGGGCGGTTGTGTCGCTTTCTACCCCACGAAGATCCCCCTCCACTACCGCAGTAAGTGGCTCAAGGATGGCGACGCCTTCGGCGACCTGGTGAAGGGCTGCCGCGGCCTGGGCATGAATATCATCGCCCGCACCGATCCGCATGGGCTCCACCAGGATCTGGCCGACGCGCATCCTGACTACGTCCTCGTCAGTGCGGATGGAAAACCGCGCAAGCACTGGGCCGACCCCGACTACTGGGTCTCCTGCGCCCTGGGCCCCTACAACTTCGATTTCATGACCCGCGTCACCGAGGAGATCGTCAGCCTCTACCAGGTGGACGGCATCTTCTCCAATCGTTGGGCCGGCTCGGGCATGTGTTACTGCGCGCATTGCGTCCGGAACTTTCGCGACTTCTCCGGCCTGGACCTGCCGCGCACCAACAATCCGCAGGACCCGGCCCGCCGGCAATACATCGTCTGGAAGGAGAAGCGCCTCTTCGACCTGTGGCATCTGTGGGATGCGCGCATTAAGGCCATTAACCCGAATGCGGCCTATATTGCCAATGCCGGCGGCGGCGCTCTCAGCGACCTCGACATGAAGACCATCGGCGAACTCACGCCCACGCTCTTTGCTGACCGTCAGGCCCGCCATGGCCTCATGCCGCCCTGGACGAACGGCAAGAATGGCAAGGAGTACCGGGCCGCCCTCGGCCGCAAGCCCATCGCGGGCATCTTCAGCGTCGGCATTGAGGAGTCCTATCGCTGGAAAGATTCCGTGCAGAGCGGCGACGAGATCCGGCTTTGGATGATGGACGGGGTCGCCCAGGGCCTGCGTCCCTGGTTCACCAAATTCAACGCGAAGCCGCTCGACCGCCGCTGGCTGCCCGTCGTCGAGGAACTCTATACCTGGCACCATCGCAACGAGCGCTACCTCCGCAACGAAGAATCACTGGCTCGGGTCGGCCTCGTCTACTCCCAGCAGACCGCCACCTTCTACGGCGGCGAACGCGCCCATGCCAAGGTCGAGGACCACACCCTCGGCTTCTACCAGGCCCTGCTCGAAGCGCGGATTCCGTTCGAGATGGTCCACGATCGCATGCTGGAACCGGCTCAACTGGCCCGCTTCAAGACGCTCATCCTGCCCAACATCGCCGCCCTCTCCACCGCCCAGTGCGGCCAAGTGCAAGCCTTCGCCGACGCGGGCGGCAGCATCGTCGCCACCCACGAAACTTCGCTCTACGACGAATGGGGTAAGCGCCGCGACAATCTTGGCTTGGCCCGCCTCTTCGGAGCCTCGGTCACCGGAGCACTGGAAGGTCCGCTCCAGAACTCCTATCTCACCCTGAACAAGGACCCGGCCACTGGCCAGTTCCATCCGCTGCTCGCGGGCATGGAGGATGCCGGCCGCATCATCAACGGGACCCATCGCGTCCCGGTCCGTGCGGACTCCGGTTCCGGGCTATCGCCGCTCACGCTCGTTCCGACCTACCCCGACCTGCCCATGGAATCCGTCTACGTGCGCCAGGCGCCGGGCAAGGATCCGGGTGTCTTCCTCAAGGAGAACGGCAAAAGCCGCATCGTCTACTTCCCCTGGGACCTCGACCGCACCTTCTGGGAGGTCATGTCCCTCGATCACGGCCGCCTTCTCCAGAACGCCGTCCGCTGGGCGCACAACGAGGTCCAACCGCTCACGGTCAAGGGCAAAGGCCTCTTCGACCTGGCAATCTGGACCCAGAAGAACTCAATGACGGTCCATCTCGTGAACCTGACGAACCCCATGATGATGAAGGGGCCCATCCGCGAGATCATCCCCGCCCCGCCCCAAACGGTGGTCGTGCGCCTGCCGCCAGGCAAAACCGCGGCAGCCGTACACTTGCTGGTGGCTGGCCGGACCATCGCGCATAAGCGCACCCCACAGGGGCTCGAAATTGCAGTGCCGCCGGTCGGGATCAATGAGGTGATCGCAATCGACTTCGCGGGCTAG